In the genome of Bremerella sp. P1, the window CAATGAAAAAGCTTGGGGATGGTTTCTGGTACCTTTTGCGAGCCTGGTTCATGGCGAAAGTAACCGACCATCTCCAGGCACAGCATCGCGATCTTTTCACCACGCTGCTTCGCCTGGCGAGCGTGGTACTGGCTCCCCATCGAGCCCATGCTCATGTACGGAGCTTCTTCACAGGCAAACGCGACAAAGCGGAGCGTCTTGCTGGGGGTAAACTCCTTCAGATGGCGGCTCGCTTCCAAAAGTACGGCAACGGCAGATGCATTGTCGTCGGCCCCTGGCGTGTTGGCGACTGTGTCGTAATGGGCGCCCAGCACAATCACCTCATTCGAGGATATCCCAGGGATTTCCACGACCAGGTTAGTCGCTGGGCCGTCGGAAGACTCGTAGGTCTCTTCGCGCACCTCGTAGTCCATCGCTTGCCAGGTTGAACGGATGTAGCCGATTGTCGCCAAGATCGACTCTGGCTTGGCCAGAATGCGCGGACCAATCAGTCCGGCCAGCCGATCGACATGCGTGTGAAGATTTGCTCGTAAGGGTGTGTGGTCGAATGCCATGAGTGCTCGTTAGTGCCAAAGAGTCTCGCTGCCTGATTATAGGTAGATCGGAAAGGGAATCGCCAGCGATGAGCTCGGGTTGCTCACTCAAGGGGCTCTGATTGGGTGTGGCAACCAGCACGGCTACTTATTTGTGGCTAAGTCGATTTCAATTCGTTACCTTGGAAGCTACCGCCTTAGGTTCGGCGGTCCTCCTCACGATTCGTCTTACCTCCCAAGCCCCACCGGTGTGTCATGCTCCGACTCTTCGCGCTTTCGTTTCGTGCTTTGTCTCTTACGGCCTCGATCCTATTGATCGGTACCTCTTGTGATGCTCAGCCCCCGCAGCAGCCGACTTCGTTAACGGCAGTGGCAAACGTTGCTGCCTCGGAAAATGATTGGCCGCGGTTTCGTGGCCCCAGCGGCATGGGGACGTCGCCAGCAACCGGGTTACCGCTGACTTGGAGCGAGTCGGAGAATATCGTTTGGAAAACCGAGCTTCCCGGTTCTGGGGCTTCGAGTCCGGTGACCTTCGGCGACCATATTTATCTGACCAGTTTAACCGGCTACCTCGTACCGGGAGAGTCGAAAGGGAGTCTCGAGAATCTTGAGCGGCATGTGCTGGCTCTCGATCGCAGCTCGGGCAAAGTCGTGTGGGACAAGACCGTGGCGGCCAAGCTGCCCGAGGAAGAAAACATTCGCGATCACGGCTATGCGGCTAATACCTGTGCGGCGGATAGTGCCGGGGTCGTCGCATTTCTCGGCAAGTCAGGCGTGATCGCCTACGATCACGAGGGAAACCAGAAATGGCAAGCGGACGTGGGCAGCAAGACCAGCGGCTGGGGAACTGCGGCGTCTCCACTGCTGTACGAAGACATGGTGATTGTCAATGCGAGTATCGAAAGTGAATCGCTGATAGCGCTCGACCGAGCCACGGGCAAGCAGCGCTGGAAGACCGATGGCATTCGAGAA includes:
- a CDS encoding M28 family peptidase, translated to MAFDHTPLRANLHTHVDRLAGLIGPRILAKPESILATIGYIRSTWQAMDYEVREETYESSDGPATNLVVEIPGISSNEVIVLGAHYDTVANTPGADDNASAVAVLLEASRHLKEFTPSKTLRFVAFACEEAPYMSMGSMGSQYHARQAKQRGEKIAMLCLEMVGYFRHEPGSQKVPETIPKLFHWLFPKRGNFLAAVGNLASWQLSWSFRRGFKKASRMSLFSICLPEKVQEIRRSDNSSFWDQGYPALMVTDTSFLRNPNYHQPTDTPDTLDYDAMTEVTLGVVGALRNLAG
- a CDS encoding outer membrane protein assembly factor BamB family protein; its protein translation is MLRLFALSFRALSLTASILLIGTSCDAQPPQQPTSLTAVANVAASENDWPRFRGPSGMGTSPATGLPLTWSESENIVWKTELPGSGASSPVTFGDHIYLTSLTGYLVPGESKGSLENLERHVLALDRSSGKVVWDKTVAAKLPEEENIRDHGYAANTCAADSAGVVAFLGKSGVIAYDHEGNQKWQADVGSKTSGWGTAASPLLYEDMVIVNASIESESLIALDRATGKQRWKTDGIREAWNTPIIVTADSGRKELVVARHGDVMAFDPANGDPLWTCKTDISWYMVPTGVGADGVVYFVGGRSGTAALAVRAGGSGDVTDTHRLWTSKAGTNVPSPIYHEGHLYYIDYNGSIAYCSDAKTGEVVYQERLGRFDQVYASPVMAEGRIYYVARNGTTLVVAAKPQYEELAKNKLSDGTRFDASPAVDGKRLLVRSGKYLYCIGSE